One stretch of Punica granatum isolate Tunisia-2019 chromosome 5, ASM765513v2, whole genome shotgun sequence DNA includes these proteins:
- the LOC116209108 gene encoding extensin-like, whose amino-acid sequence MAEDQQPAIHEQDTSPTPTHSQTPLTQITSPIIPTDIFTAHSGVPIGHPPPTAQTTSKFDNPARFTALEGMVNHLATNMATNMTELMVMLRNQNQASSSFTPPSEHRPIVDPNPTIPPTLVSNVEDASFSAMAFAPTVHPISDSLPPPPAPTAVPLSPAAFLSADSTMHTLPPLTVSMHPPIYTVPPPTVPPVVLAQAPAPMADHFPFQALQPQTSFPYQALPPLNIPPTQPGMPNQVAPPALPTNIPFENEQERRMKRMEETIRALQADLIEA is encoded by the exons atggcagaagatCAACAACCCGCCATTCATGAACAAGATACTTCACCAACGCCGACacattctcaaacaccactGACGCAAATTACATCACCTATAATACCTACGGACATATTTACAGCGCATTCAGGCGTCCCTATCGGACATCCTCCACCAACAGCACAGACGACGTCCAAGTTTGACAATCCCGCACGTTTTACGGCGCTAGAAGGAATGGTGAACCACTTGGCGAccaacatggccaccaacatgacgGAGCTCATGGTCATGCTCAGGAATCAGAATCAGGCTTCATCGAGCTTTACTCCGCCTTCGGAGCATAGGCCAATTGTAGATCCAAATCCAACAATCCCTCCAACCTTGGTTTCGAATGTTGAAgacgcatctttctcagcaatGGCGTTTGCACCGACGGTGCATCCGATCAGTGATTCTCtaccgccaccacctgctccaacAGCAGTTCCGTTGTCACCAGCGGCTTTCTTATCCGCAGATTCGACTATGCATACACTACCACCACTAACCGTATCAATGCATCCTCCAATTTACACTGTTCCACCACCAACGGTCCCTCCAGTCGTGCTGGCACAAGCTCCTGCTCCAATGGCGGACCATTTCCCCTTCCAAGCTTTACAACCCCAAACGAGCTTCCCCTACCAAGCTCTACCACCCTtaaatattcctcccactCAACCGGGCATGCCTAATCAAGTTGCCCCTCCAGCTCTACCAACAAATATTCCTTTTGAAAATGAGCAGGAgagaagaatgaagagaatggaggaaaccatccGAGCCCTTCAAGCAG acctgatcGAGGCAtga